In the Cryptococcus neoformans var. neoformans JEC21 chromosome 1, complete sequence genome, one interval contains:
- a CDS encoding multidrug resistance protein 1, putative, with translation MSASPGPTAAAAGSDHLQARRDEEVIDSEKDVLAHDAHAVNSGIPYPTATAPNIGVPTVSTSVGRVSSAPEEKISRSSIAASSDTLRNPPLEKSTSNAVSKSHTHKKSKFNFLKSRKKKEEEERKNKEKEKEASVLPPVSFFALFRFAAPLEIVAMVLGLVLAVAAGCCQPLMTLIFGRLTTSFTNYAVIVNQISQVGLTPETSAALQAAKDDLKTQSGHNALYLMAIGIAMFLATWLYMFIWNVTGELNSKRIRERYLAAVLRQEIAYFDDLGAGEVATRIQTDCHLVQEGTSEKVALVFQYAGTFVCGFVLAFVRSPRLAGALISILPVIMLCGGIMMTAMAKFGTAALDHIAKAGSLAEEVIASIRTVQAFGKEKILGDKFADHIEQSKIVGRKGSIFEGFGLSIMFFAIYAAYALAFFYGGVLVSQGRADSGIVINVFMSILIGSFSMAMLAPELAAVTKARGAAAKLFATIDRVPTIDSASDEGLKPDSLHGEISFENVKFHYPSRPSVPILKGFTTTFEAGKTFALVGASGSGKSTVVSLIERFYDPISGVVKLDGKDIRSLNLNWLRQQIGLVSQEPTLFGTTVRGNVEHGLIGSRYENASFEEKFELVKKACVDANAHDFIMKLPQGYDTMVGERGMLLSGGQKQRVAIARAIVSDPRILLLDEATSALDTQSEGIVQDALDKASRGRTTITIAHRLSTIRDADRIYVMGGGEVLEQGSHNDLLANENGPYAQLVNNQKLAQEAAAEALQVDDDIDDPDDVVFGGPSSPMQEKDRQLHRAVTGRSLASIAMDDIQAKRAEEVAGEDKIPSSFGLYARLLRMNSADKFIYIIAFIAAICAGMVYPALAILFGKALSDFEIQDPTELRDALSRRALWYFITALAAGFVIFFQSAGFSHAGWDLNGVLRKKLFTSTLRHDIEWFDEEHNSTGAVTSNLADQPQKVQGLFGPTLGTIIQSCATLLGGCIIGLCYGPLLALIGIACIPILVSGGYIRLKVVVLKDQRMKKLHAASAHLASEAAGAVKTVASLTREKDVREIYSEALKAPMKLNFRTSIKSQCLFAASQGLTFCIIALVFYIGALWIINGKYTTASFYTVLNSIVFASIQAGNVFTFVPDASKANSSAASIFRSIDNEPAINAESSEGKVLDHEHVVGHVRIEGVHFRYPTRPGVRVLRNLTIDVPAGTYVALVGPSGCGKSTTIQMLERFYDPLAGRVTLDGIDIKELNLASYRSQISLVSQEPTLYAGTIRFNILLGANKPLEEVTQDEIDSACKDANIYDFIVSLPDGFDTEVGGKGSQLSGGQKQRIAIARALIRNPKVLLLDEATSALDSQSEKVVQEALDKAAKGRTTIAIAHRLSSIQHSDQIYYFSEGRVAEQGTHQELLSKKGGYYELVQMQNLSRQ, from the exons ATGTCTGCCTCTCCAGGTCCCACTGCGGCTGCAGCTGGCTCCGACCATCTTCAAGCCCGCCGTGACGAAGAAGTCATCGACTCCGAGAAGGATGTTCTTGCCCACGATGCACATGCTGTGAACTCTGGTATACCTTACCCAACAGCCACTGCTCCTAATATCGGAGTACCCACCGTCTCAACCAGCGTTGGTCGCGTTTCGTCGGCACCCGAAGAAAAGATTAGCCGCTCCTCTATCGCCGCTTCCTCTGACACTCTCCGCAACCCTCCGCTAGAGAAATCAACCTCCAATGCGGTCTCAAAATCACATACACACAAGAAAAGCAAGTTCAACTTCCTCAAATctcgaaaaaaaaaagaagaagaggagagaaaaaacaaagaaaaagagaaggaggccaGTGTTCTTCCACCGGTTTCGTTCTTTGCCCTCTTCAGGTTCGCTGCACCCCTTGAAATCGTTGCCATGGTACTGGGTCTCGTTCTTGCCGTTGCAGCCGGATGCTGTCAACCTTTAATGACTTTAATATTCG GTCGATTAACCACGTCTTTCACAAATTATGCTGTCATTGTGAACCAAATATCCCAAGTTGGACTGACTCCCGAAACTTCTGCGGCTTTACAAGCAGCTAAAGATGACCTTAAGACGCAATCTGGCCACAATGCTCTTTATCTGATGGCCATCGGCATTGCAATGTTTCTAGCGACTTGGCTTTACATGTTCATCTGGAACGTCACTGGCGAACTCAACTCTAAAAGGATCAGAGAGCGTTATTTGGCGGCAGTGCTTAGACAGGAG ATTGCTTACTTTGATGACCTGGGCGCCGGAGAAGTCGCCACTCGCATTCAGACCGATTGTCACCTTGTCCAAGAAGGAACATCTGAAAAGGTCGCCCTCGTATTCCAGTATGCTGGTACTTTTGTCTGCGGTTTTGTTCTAGCTTTTGTCCGGTCACCTCGTCTTGCGGGCGCCCTTATTTCCATTCTGCCAGTCATCATGCTCTGCGGTGGTATTATGATGACGGCCATGGCAAAATTTGGGACTGCGGCTCTTGATCACATCGCGAAAGCGGGTAGCTTGGCAGAAGAGGTCATAGCAAGTATCAGAACTGTTCAGGCCTTTGGCAAAGAAAAGATCTTGGGTGACAAATTCGCGGATCACATCGAGCAGAGCAAGATTGTTGGTAGAAAAGGCTCGATCTTTGAAGGCTTTGGCTTGAGTATCATGT TCTTCGCCATCTACGCCGCTTATgccctcgccttcttctACGGTGGCGTTCTGGTCAGTCAAGGCCGAGCCGACTCCGGTATCGTTATCAACGTTTTCATGTCCATCCTCATTGGTTCCTTCTCCATGGCGATGCTCGCTCCTGAGTTGGCTGCTGTCACCAAAGCGCGAGGCGCTGCTGCCAAGCTTTTCGCAACTATCGACCGTGTACCCACCATTGATTCCGCCAGTGATGAAGGTTTGAAGCCCGATAGCCTTCATGGTGAGATTAGCTTTGAAAATGTCAAGTTCCATTACCCGTCTCGACCCAGCGTTCCTATCTTGAAGGGCTTCACTACCACTTTTGAAGCCGGCAAGACTTTCGCTCTTGTCGGAGCCAGTGGAAGCGGAAAGAGCACTGTCGTTTCTCTTATTGAGAGGTTTTACGACCCCATTAGTGGTGTTGTGAAGCTTGACGGTAAAGATATCAGGTCGCTTAACCTCAACTGGCTTCGTCAACAGATCG GTCTCGTATCTCAGGAACCCACTCTTTTCGGTACCACCGTCCGTGGTAACGTTGAACATGGTCTCATCGGCTCCAGATATGAGAATGCCTCTTTCGAGGAAAAATTTGAACTTGTGAAAAAGGCTTGTGTCGATGCCAACGCCCATGATTTTATCATGAAACTTCCGCAAGGTTACGATACCATGGTTGGTGAGCGCGGTATGCTCTTGTCTGGTGGTCAAAAGCAGCGAGTTGCGATTGCTCGTGCTATCGTTTCCGACCCTAGAAttttgttgttggacgAAGCTACCTCTGCTCTTGACACTCAGAGCGAAGGTATTGTGCAAGACGCTTTGGACAAGGCCTCGCGAGGCAGGACTACTATCACCATTGCCCATAGATTATC TACTATTCGAGACGCCGACAGAATTTACGTgatgggtggtggtgaagTATTGGAGCAAGGTTCTCACAACGATCTTCTCGCCAACGAAAACGGTCCT TACGCCCAACTTGTCAACAATCAAAAACTTGCTCaagaagctgctgctgaagcACTCCAGGTGGATGACGATATCGATGACCCTGACGATGTCGTTTTCGGAGGTCCTTCATCGCCTATGCAAGAAAAGGACAGACAGCTTCACCGTGCAGTGACTGGGAGGTCTTTGGCCAGTATCGCCATGGACGACATCCAAGCCAAGAGGGCGGAGGAAGTTGCAGGCGAGGACAAGATACCTTCAAGCTTTGGTTTGTATGCCAGGCTGTTGAGAATGAACTCCGCCGATAAATTTATATACATTATAG CGTTTATCGCTGCCATCTGTGCTGGCATGGTTTATCCTGCTTTGGCCATCCTTTTTGGCAAAGCCCTCTCCGACTTTGAGATTCAAGATCCTACCGAACTTCGAGATGCTCTCAGCCGCAGAGC CTTATGGTACTTCATCACTGCTCTCGCGGCTGGAtttgtcatcttcttccagagTGCCGGTTTCTCTCACGCTGGTTGGGATTTGAACGGTGTCTTGAGGAAAAAGCTGTTCACTTCTACTTTGCGACATGATATTGAATGGTTCGACGAGGAACACAACTCT ACTGGTGCCGTCACATCCAACCTTGCAGATCAACCTCAGAAGGTGCAGGGTCTGTTCGGACCTACTTTGGGTACAATCATCCAGTCCTGCGCCACTCTTCTCGGTGGTTGTATCATCGGCTTGTGCTACGGCCCTC TTCTTGCTCTGATTGGTATCGCTTGTATCCCTATCCTTGTCTCTGGAGGTTACATTCGTCTCAAGGTTGTCGTACTCAAGGACCAACGTATGAAGAAGCTCCATGCCGCTAGTGCACATCTTGCCAGTGAAGCCGCTGGAGCCGTTAAGACAGTAGCCAGTCTTAccagggagaaggatgtaAGGGAGATCTATTCTGAAGCTCTTAAAGCTCCTATGAAGTTAAATTT CCGTACTTCTATTAAATCCCAATGCCTCTTTGCGGCGAGTCAGGGTTTGACTTTCTGTATCATTGCTCTGGTCTTCTACATTGGTGCTCTATGGATCATCAATGGCAAATACACCACTGCTAGTTTCTATACTGTCCTGAACTCCATT GTCTTTGCGTCTATTCAAGCTGGAAACGTCTTCACCTTCGTCCCGGATGCTTCCAAGGCTAATTCCTCGGCCGCTTCCATCTTTCGAAGCATTGACAACGAACCAGCCATCAATGCTGAATCTAGTGAAGGGAAGGTGCTTGATCACGAGCACGTCGTTGGTCACGTGCGAATTGAAGGTGTTCACTTCAGGTATCCCACCAGGCCGGGAGTGAGAGTACTGAGGAATTTGACTATTGATGTTCCTGCCGGCACTTA TGTGGCCCTCGTCGGTCCTTCCGGTTGTGGAAAGTCTACCACTATTCAAATGTTGGAGAGGTTCTACGACCCTTTGGCTGGCCGTGTGACTTTGGATGGCATTGATATTAAGGAGCTCAACTTGGCGAGTTACCGTAGCCAGATTTCCCTTGTTTCTCAAGAACCT ACCCTTTATGCTGGTACAATCAGGTTTAATATTCTTTTGGGTGCGAACAAGCCCTTAGAGGAGGTGACTCAGGATGAGATTGATTCTGCCTGCAAGGATGCCAATATC TACGACTTTATTGTATCCTTGCCAGATGGTTTTGACACTGAAGTCGGTGGGAAAGGCTCTCAGCTTTCTGGTGGTCAAAAGCAACGTATCGCTATCGCTCGTGCCCTCATTCGAAATCCTAAAGTCTTGCTCCTTGACGAAGCTACCTCTGCACTCGACAGTCAGTCAGAAAAGGTCGTTCAGGAGGCACTTGATAAGGCAGCCAAGGGTAGAACAACCATTGCGATTGCTCATCGTTTGTCGTCAATTCAACATTCTGACCAGATCTACTACTTCTCTGAAGGCAGGGTGGCTGAGCAAGGAACACATCAAGAGCTTTTGTCCAAGAAGGGAGGCTAT TATGAGCTCGTTCAAATGCAAAACCTGAGTCGTCAATAG